From one Vicinamibacterales bacterium genomic stretch:
- a CDS encoding DEAD/DEAH box helicase — translation MSPTPIQADVIPVARTGRDLIACAETGTGKTAAFVLPILERLLQRRSAPPSEGSPRTAVLILTPTRELAVQIDDDIQGFGYHTGLSSVAVYGGAPSEPQERALRAGVDIVVATPGRLMDHMRCGATDFTGLDVLVLDEADRMMDMGFWPDITKIVSAVPEARQTLLFSATMPDEVMTRARAITKDAVMIANGAKNGPARTISHTSAQVPSGEKATWLGRFLRQEPGPVLVFVRTKRGADRLASRLVAAGIRVAALHADRTQQQRSAAVEGLRSGRFTALVATDLAARGLDIEAITHVVNYEVPPTREAYVHRVGRTGRALASGMAVTLVAPEERRALDALVRELDIEMKPLLTPPRLPVEEQIRDRRPRRPVVSAAGQEDAVLPENVGQ, via the coding sequence GTGTCGCCCACGCCCATCCAGGCCGATGTCATCCCGGTGGCGCGGACTGGTCGCGACTTGATTGCCTGCGCCGAGACGGGGACCGGAAAGACCGCGGCGTTCGTGCTGCCGATCCTCGAACGCCTGCTGCAGAGGCGGTCCGCGCCGCCGTCCGAGGGTTCGCCCCGCACGGCCGTGCTCATCCTGACGCCGACCCGCGAACTGGCCGTTCAGATCGACGACGACATCCAGGGCTTCGGGTATCACACCGGGCTCTCGAGCGTGGCCGTCTACGGCGGCGCACCGTCGGAGCCGCAAGAGCGCGCGCTGCGCGCCGGTGTCGACATCGTCGTCGCGACGCCGGGCCGGCTCATGGACCACATGCGATGCGGAGCCACGGACTTCACGGGCCTCGACGTGCTCGTGCTGGATGAGGCGGACCGGATGATGGACATGGGCTTCTGGCCCGACATCACCAAGATCGTGTCTGCGGTGCCAGAGGCCAGGCAGACGCTGCTGTTCTCGGCGACCATGCCGGACGAGGTGATGACCCGGGCGCGCGCCATCACGAAAGACGCCGTGATGATCGCCAACGGCGCGAAGAACGGTCCGGCACGGACCATCAGCCACACGTCGGCGCAGGTGCCGTCGGGCGAAAAGGCCACGTGGCTCGGCCGCTTCCTCCGCCAGGAGCCGGGGCCGGTGCTCGTGTTCGTCCGCACCAAGCGGGGGGCCGACAGGCTGGCCTCGCGGCTGGTGGCGGCTGGCATTCGCGTTGCGGCGCTGCACGCGGACAGAACGCAGCAGCAGCGGTCGGCGGCCGTCGAAGGGTTGAGGTCGGGTCGCTTCACGGCGCTCGTCGCCACGGATCTGGCGGCGCGGGGGCTGGACATCGAGGCCATCACGCACGTGGTCAACTACGAGGTGCCGCCAACGCGCGAGGCGTACGTGCACCGCGTGGGCCGCACCGGCCGTGCGCTGGCATCCGGAATGGCGGTCACGCTTGTGGCCCCCGAGGAACGCCGGGCGCTCGACGCGCTCGTCCGCGAACTCGACATCGAGATGAAACCGCTACTGACTCCACCACGTCTGCCGGTCGAGGAACAGATTCGAGACCGCCGTCCACGCCGGCCAGTCGTCAGTGCCGCCGGCCAGGAAGACGCGGTCCTTCCGGAGAACGTCGGCCAATAG
- a CDS encoding metallophosphoesterase, which produces MTFFAIILSVWTLEHVYVVARLWNLPPAAGPLWHRALLIGGALLWVSFPLGQILARSTSRTVAAPVELVGATWVGMLFFLFAWLLGADIVTGFGWLIPGLSRPLRLAAVAIAIGLSLFAVTQGLRAPTVQEHRVAIQGLPPALAGLRIVQLSDLHLGPVLRKRWIEERITQVEQLRPDLIVVTGDLVDQDSSLSELLVPSLRTLHAPLGVWGVTGNHEFYAGLDGSLRVFADAGIRLLRDTSVEVAPGLVLAGVDDLTARRQFGQSDHPVDRTLAHRPPGSTVFLCHSPWQVERAAQLGVGLMLSGHTHDGQIWPFTYLVRMVYPYVAGRYAIDGMSLIVSRGTGFWGPPMRLFRRGEIVAITVSPT; this is translated from the coding sequence ATGACCTTCTTCGCCATCATCCTGTCGGTCTGGACCCTCGAGCATGTCTACGTCGTGGCCAGGCTGTGGAACCTGCCGCCAGCCGCCGGGCCGCTGTGGCACCGGGCGCTGCTCATCGGCGGGGCACTCCTGTGGGTGAGTTTTCCGCTCGGCCAGATTCTCGCCCGTTCGACGAGTCGGACCGTGGCGGCGCCGGTCGAACTGGTCGGTGCCACGTGGGTCGGCATGCTGTTCTTCTTGTTCGCCTGGTTGCTCGGGGCCGACATCGTGACCGGCTTCGGGTGGCTGATCCCGGGACTCTCCAGGCCGCTTCGCCTCGCTGCCGTCGCGATCGCCATCGGCCTGAGCCTGTTCGCCGTCACGCAGGGTCTGCGCGCGCCGACCGTACAGGAGCACCGGGTGGCCATCCAGGGACTCCCGCCAGCCCTGGCCGGACTGCGCATCGTCCAACTGTCGGACCTGCACCTCGGTCCTGTGCTTCGGAAGCGCTGGATCGAGGAACGAATCACGCAAGTGGAGCAGCTCCGTCCGGACCTCATCGTCGTCACCGGCGATCTGGTCGATCAGGATTCGTCGTTGTCGGAGTTGCTCGTTCCGTCGCTGCGCACGCTGCACGCGCCCCTCGGTGTCTGGGGCGTCACGGGAAACCACGAGTTCTACGCCGGCCTGGACGGCTCGCTGCGGGTCTTCGCGGATGCCGGCATCCGCCTGTTGCGCGATACGTCGGTGGAAGTCGCGCCCGGCCTCGTGCTGGCAGGGGTGGACGACCTCACGGCGAGGCGGCAGTTTGGACAAAGCGACCATCCGGTCGATCGCACTCTCGCTCATCGTCCGCCGGGGTCAACGGTCTTTTTGTGCCACAGTCCATGGCAGGTGGAACGGGCCGCGCAACTGGGCGTGGGCCTGATGCTGTCGGGCCACACCCACGACGGACAGATCTGGCCGTTCACCTACCTGGTCCGGATGGTGTATCCGTACGTGGCCGGGCGATATGCGATCGACGGCATGTCGTTGATCGTGTCGAGAGGGACGGGATTCTGGGGGCCGCCGATGCGGCTGTTCAGGCGCGGCGAGATCGTGGCGATTACGGTCTCTCCTACCTGA
- a CDS encoding cytidylate kinase-like family protein codes for MTTPVTTIVAISRQMGAGGAYVGQGIARRLNVRYVDREILEEAAKVLGRDDREVESLEERVTSVWARMAGALSWGAPEAPYVPPPVPTVMEEDVFAVEAEIIRQIAGREDAVIVGRGAAWVLREHPRLLSVFLHAPEEERTERVRQAYGLEAGPARDLVRRSDQQRGRFLQSLHGGEWIEPSHYHLCLDTSAIGIEETIEVLASLVERRRRA; via the coding sequence ATGACGACGCCAGTCACGACCATCGTCGCTATTTCGAGGCAGATGGGGGCGGGTGGTGCGTACGTCGGCCAGGGGATTGCCCGGCGCCTCAACGTGCGCTATGTCGACCGCGAAATCCTCGAGGAAGCGGCCAAGGTGTTGGGCCGCGATGACCGCGAGGTCGAGAGCCTCGAGGAGCGGGTGACGAGCGTCTGGGCACGCATGGCGGGGGCGCTGTCGTGGGGAGCGCCCGAGGCGCCCTACGTGCCGCCCCCGGTGCCGACGGTGATGGAGGAGGACGTCTTCGCCGTCGAGGCCGAGATCATTCGTCAGATCGCCGGCCGGGAAGATGCCGTCATCGTCGGGCGGGGAGCGGCCTGGGTGCTGCGCGAGCATCCGCGACTTCTGAGCGTGTTCCTCCACGCCCCGGAGGAGGAACGGACCGAGCGGGTGAGGCAGGCATACGGCCTGGAGGCGGGACCGGCCCGCGACCTCGTTCGGCGGTCGGATCAGCAGCGCGGCCGCTTCCTCCAGTCGCTGCACGGCGGGGAGTGGATCGAGCCCTCGCACTATCATCTCTGCCTCGATACGTCTGCGATTGGCATCGAGGAGACGATCGAGGTGCTGGCCAGCCTGGTCGAGCGCCGCCGCAGGGCTTGA
- a CDS encoding carbohydrate-binding family 9-like protein codes for MHAAFARVHRALTPTGLTGSWDGPAWRHADRLSIAEFHPRSTDHRPVTEARLLYDDDALHVLYRVQDRFVRSVHTEYDSDTYKDSCVELFVQPAGAPGYFALELNAGGAFSLRYIEDPTRAANRFAKWTMVDAGLASTIRVGHSLPQVVEPERSDPTSWWVEATWPFAVMEGYCGAVRPAAGQRWRANAFKCGDETSHPHWASWSPIGETLNFHQPQYFGEIEFVR; via the coding sequence ATGCACGCTGCCTTCGCTCGCGTCCATCGCGCGCTGACTCCCACTGGGTTGACCGGGTCGTGGGATGGCCCCGCCTGGCGCCACGCCGACCGGCTGTCCATTGCCGAATTCCATCCTCGAAGCACCGATCATCGGCCCGTGACCGAGGCCCGGCTGCTCTACGACGACGACGCCCTCCATGTGCTCTATCGCGTGCAGGACCGATTCGTCCGCTCGGTTCACACGGAGTACGACAGCGACACGTACAAGGACAGTTGTGTGGAGCTGTTCGTCCAGCCGGCAGGCGCCCCTGGGTACTTCGCGCTCGAACTGAACGCAGGCGGCGCGTTCTCGCTGCGTTACATCGAGGATCCCACCCGGGCCGCGAACCGTTTCGCCAAATGGACCATGGTCGACGCCGGGCTTGCCTCGACGATCCGCGTCGGCCACTCGCTGCCACAGGTGGTCGAGCCCGAACGGTCCGACCCCACCAGCTGGTGGGTCGAGGCCACGTGGCCGTTCGCGGTGATGGAGGGCTACTGCGGGGCGGTTCGGCCGGCCGCGGGGCAGCGCTGGCGGGCGAATGCCTTCAAGTGCGGCGACGAGACCTCCCACCCCCACTGGGCCAGTTGGTCGCCCATCGGCGAGACCCTGAATTTCCACCAGCCGCAGTACTTCGGTGAGATCGAGTTCGTGCGCTGA
- the mraY gene encoding phospho-N-acetylmuramoyl-pentapeptide-transferase: MIYLLGALVHSRVGVLGLLRLSEYLTVRAIGAALTAIILTLLITPRFIWYLHRRGLVDQLRETGVPSAFDKAGTPVMGGAVMVGCIVIATVAWCNLASRYVLTVLVALLWFGAIGLVDDVAKWRARSGNRGMSEPMKLLLQGLFTAVLVALIASPWSPLPGREMGNLYVPFLKSPLVRSLALYLPVVFIFVMLVGNAVNITDGLDGLAIVPSVFVISVLGLFAYVMGNAIWARYLFYPLLPGSGELIVFCAAFAGAGIGFLWFNAYPAQIFMGDAGSLAIGGCIATISVLLKQEALFLILGGLFVVEAVSSQVQDKIGIKWLGRRLFYRAPFHHQMQHTGLAETKVVIRLWIISGMLALAALATIKLR; this comes from the coding sequence GTGATCTACCTGCTCGGCGCGCTCGTGCACTCCCGCGTCGGCGTGCTGGGGCTCCTGCGCCTGTCGGAGTACCTGACCGTCCGGGCGATTGGTGCTGCGCTGACGGCCATCATCCTGACGTTGCTGATCACGCCGCGGTTCATCTGGTACCTCCACCGGCGCGGCCTGGTGGACCAACTGCGGGAGACCGGCGTCCCGTCCGCGTTCGACAAGGCCGGCACGCCGGTGATGGGCGGCGCCGTCATGGTCGGCTGCATCGTCATCGCCACGGTGGCGTGGTGCAATCTCGCCAGCCGGTACGTCCTCACCGTGCTCGTCGCGCTGCTCTGGTTCGGCGCCATCGGCCTGGTGGACGACGTGGCGAAATGGAGGGCGCGTTCGGGCAATCGTGGCATGTCCGAGCCGATGAAACTGCTGCTGCAGGGGCTCTTCACGGCCGTGCTCGTCGCCCTCATCGCCAGCCCGTGGTCGCCGCTTCCCGGACGCGAGATGGGAAACCTGTACGTGCCGTTTCTCAAGTCGCCTCTCGTCCGATCGCTGGCGCTCTATTTGCCGGTCGTGTTCATCTTCGTGATGCTCGTCGGAAACGCCGTCAACATCACCGACGGGCTCGACGGTCTGGCGATCGTGCCGTCGGTCTTCGTCATCAGCGTGCTGGGATTGTTCGCCTACGTGATGGGGAACGCGATCTGGGCGCGCTACCTGTTCTATCCGCTGCTGCCAGGTTCGGGCGAGCTCATCGTGTTCTGTGCGGCGTTCGCCGGCGCGGGCATCGGCTTCCTGTGGTTCAACGCCTATCCCGCGCAGATCTTCATGGGTGATGCCGGGTCGCTCGCCATCGGCGGCTGCATCGCCACCATCTCGGTGCTGCTCAAGCAGGAGGCGCTGTTCCTCATCCTTGGCGGCCTGTTCGTCGTGGAAGCGGTCAGCTCGCAGGTGCAGGACAAGATTGGTATCAAGTGGCTGGGCCGGCGCCTGTTCTACCGGGCGCCGTTTCACCACCAGATGCAGCACACCGGCCTGGCAGAGACGAAGGTCGTGATCAGGCTCTGGATCATTTCCGGCATGCTCGCGCTCGCGGCGCTCGCGACAATCAAGCTCAGGTAG
- a CDS encoding sigma-54 dependent transcriptional regulator, producing MSTLALSRDWFPAESDGSLQVVAQRFESLVNSPLRASLLRFLFARRDGTFEIETLTAALGCMRADAERCLDALVAAGLVQRRMSGTIHYGAATPAHPMLARLLTDFLARPSGDAHLSTTIAVRRLQELVGRDEKMLLVLESIRTAAKTDISVLVLGPTGAGKEVAARAIHDLSRRRAQAFQAVSCAAVPDTLFEAEVFGHEKGAFTGAHERRVGRVELADRGTLLLDEIGDLPLLSQAKLLRVLEERRVERLGGSHGIAVDFRLVSATNRPLESLVADRRFREDLYYRINAFTIRLPALKERAEDIPLLARMFLSKQCVADGLPPDAKRFSPAALGRLSAHHWPGNIRELVATVSRAALSTDGPVIDVKQIGFMSTMTASSGVTACPRGIRRLADIEREYVQTALATTKWNKKETARLLGISRETLYRKIREYRLLVDGTSGKPGADIG from the coding sequence ATGTCAACTCTCGCCTTGTCGCGCGATTGGTTCCCGGCCGAGTCGGATGGGTCGCTCCAGGTCGTGGCGCAACGATTCGAGTCCCTCGTGAACTCGCCGCTCCGCGCCAGCCTGCTGCGATTCCTGTTCGCGCGGCGCGATGGCACGTTCGAGATTGAAACGCTGACCGCGGCGCTGGGATGCATGCGGGCCGACGCGGAGCGGTGCCTCGACGCGCTCGTCGCGGCCGGCCTCGTGCAGCGCCGGATGTCGGGGACCATCCACTACGGGGCGGCGACGCCGGCGCACCCGATGCTCGCCAGGTTGCTCACCGACTTCCTCGCGCGTCCCTCCGGCGACGCCCACCTCAGCACGACGATCGCGGTCCGCCGGCTGCAGGAACTGGTCGGCCGTGACGAGAAGATGCTGCTCGTTCTCGAGTCGATCCGTACCGCGGCCAAGACCGACATCTCGGTGCTCGTGCTCGGTCCGACCGGCGCGGGAAAGGAAGTGGCGGCGCGCGCCATCCACGACTTGAGCCGGCGGCGGGCACAGGCGTTCCAGGCGGTGAGCTGCGCCGCGGTGCCCGACACGCTGTTCGAGGCCGAGGTCTTCGGCCACGAGAAGGGCGCCTTCACCGGTGCACACGAACGCCGTGTGGGCCGCGTCGAACTGGCGGATCGCGGCACGCTCCTCCTCGACGAGATCGGTGACCTGCCGCTGCTCTCACAGGCGAAATTGCTGCGCGTCCTCGAGGAGCGCCGGGTCGAACGGCTCGGCGGGAGCCACGGGATCGCGGTCGATTTCCGCCTCGTGTCGGCGACCAACAGGCCGCTCGAGTCGCTGGTCGCGGATCGCCGGTTCCGCGAGGACCTCTACTACCGGATCAACGCGTTCACCATCCGTCTGCCCGCGCTCAAGGAACGGGCGGAGGACATCCCGCTGCTCGCGCGGATGTTCCTGTCGAAGCAGTGCGTGGCGGACGGGCTGCCCCCGGACGCGAAGCGGTTCTCGCCGGCGGCGCTCGGACGGTTGAGCGCGCACCACTGGCCGGGCAACATCCGCGAGTTGGTGGCGACGGTCTCGCGTGCGGCGCTGTCGACCGACGGCCCGGTGATCGACGTCAAGCAGATCGGCTTCATGTCGACGATGACCGCGTCCTCCGGCGTGACGGCCTGCCCGAGGGGCATCCGGCGGCTGGCCGACATCGAACGCGAGTACGTCCAGACGGCGCTGGCCACGACGAAATGGAACAAGAAGGAGACGGCGCGGCTGCTCGGGATCAGCCGGGAAACGCTCTACCGGAAGATCCGCGAGTACCGGCTCCTGGTTGACGGGACGAGCGGGAAACCGGGCGCGGACATCGGCTGA
- a CDS encoding UDP-N-acetylglucosamine--N-acetylmuramyl-(pentapeptide) pyrophosphoryl-undecaprenol N-acetylglucosamine transferase: MSELKRILLTGGGTAGHVNPALAIGRALSGEGTRFLYVGVRGRAEAEVVPREGMPIRFVRASGYPGGRPSLELVRFLANLGVGVVQAVVILLSFRPDVIVGTGGFASAPIMFASAILRRLGLLRAGVFVHEQNAAPGKLNQLVGRVADRVFVTFPETFSSFPSNGVVTGYPLRGRIAVVDRTEAGRRLDFTLPPGRRVIFVFGGSQGARTINRAIVDALGDLLPLRDRLFIIHGTGLFRGRDYHATDDTQARIDAQYTEDERRQIATFYVSRPFFYQIENIYAVADLVVARAGAGSLYELASLGLPAIVIPKANLPGDHQVMNARAMARCGGALVIYEEAALVNGAIVEQVDGRQLATAIRTLIDDTARLAEMGQKSRTFLRQDALSLIVRCIRGEDVAGPTGVDGAAFESLPTNQALLSRLERAAAEKGAAYSPDFVVPSPDDRAYFVSRAASLLVSADWERRNLGVKLIGLLHAREKLPLLLALLGDRRPAALLKRLCGGDYEQVGFIRRNILAAIARLGVTTPEVEAALVGAFADPYFEARAEAARTAAALGAYLQSRQQIVQGLERLLSDRWLEVAAAAAQALGRVGDETDALPALLALKGARFWRVRAAALDGLVTLVERGRAGDLTRLMPALQEFVLTSTDFKPEFQIKRLYGRLLQAIAAREGGAR; this comes from the coding sequence ATGAGCGAGTTGAAGCGGATTCTCCTGACGGGTGGCGGAACCGCCGGACACGTCAATCCGGCGCTGGCGATTGGCCGGGCGCTCTCCGGCGAGGGGACGCGTTTTCTCTACGTCGGTGTGCGCGGCCGGGCGGAGGCCGAGGTGGTGCCGCGCGAGGGGATGCCGATCCGCTTCGTGCGGGCGTCCGGCTACCCGGGCGGGCGGCCATCGCTCGAGCTCGTCCGTTTCCTGGCGAACCTCGGCGTTGGCGTGGTGCAGGCGGTCGTCATCCTCCTGTCCTTCCGTCCGGACGTCATCGTCGGCACCGGCGGGTTTGCGTCGGCGCCGATCATGTTCGCGTCTGCGATTCTGCGTCGCCTGGGCCTGCTCCGGGCTGGCGTGTTCGTCCATGAACAGAACGCGGCCCCTGGGAAGCTGAACCAATTGGTCGGCCGCGTGGCCGACCGCGTCTTCGTGACGTTTCCGGAGACGTTTTCGAGCTTCCCGTCGAACGGGGTCGTGACGGGCTACCCGCTGAGGGGGCGGATTGCGGTCGTCGATCGCACAGAGGCCGGTCGTCGTCTCGATTTCACTCTTCCACCCGGACGACGGGTCATCTTCGTGTTCGGCGGCTCGCAGGGAGCCCGCACGATCAATCGTGCAATCGTCGACGCGTTAGGCGACCTCCTTCCGCTGCGCGATCGCCTGTTCATCATCCACGGCACCGGTCTGTTTCGCGGCCGTGACTACCACGCGACCGACGACACCCAGGCGCGGATCGATGCGCAGTATACGGAGGACGAGCGCCGACAGATTGCGACGTTCTACGTCAGTCGGCCGTTCTTCTACCAGATTGAGAACATCTACGCGGTGGCCGATCTCGTCGTGGCGCGCGCGGGCGCCGGGAGCCTGTACGAGCTGGCGTCGCTCGGTCTGCCGGCCATCGTCATCCCCAAGGCCAATCTGCCCGGTGACCACCAGGTGATGAACGCTCGCGCGATGGCCCGCTGCGGCGGAGCCCTGGTGATCTACGAGGAGGCCGCGCTCGTCAACGGAGCGATCGTCGAGCAGGTGGACGGGCGCCAGTTGGCGACGGCGATTCGAACGCTCATCGACGACACGGCGCGGCTCGCGGAGATGGGGCAGAAGAGCCGCACGTTTCTCCGACAGGATGCGCTCAGCCTGATTGTGCGGTGCATCCGGGGTGAGGACGTCGCGGGACCCACCGGCGTGGACGGCGCGGCCTTCGAATCCCTGCCCACGAACCAGGCGCTCCTGTCGCGCCTCGAGCGAGCGGCGGCGGAGAAGGGCGCCGCGTACAGCCCAGACTTCGTCGTGCCGTCGCCCGACGACCGGGCGTATTTCGTGAGCCGCGCGGCGTCGCTGCTCGTGAGCGCGGACTGGGAGCGCCGCAACCTGGGCGTCAAGCTGATTGGGCTGCTGCACGCCCGCGAGAAGCTGCCGCTGCTGCTGGCCTTGCTGGGCGACCGGCGCCCGGCCGCCCTGCTGAAGCGCCTGTGCGGCGGCGACTACGAGCAGGTTGGATTCATTCGACGCAACATCCTGGCGGCGATCGCACGGCTGGGCGTGACGACGCCCGAGGTGGAGGCGGCGCTGGTCGGTGCATTTGCCGATCCCTACTTCGAGGCGCGCGCCGAGGCTGCGCGCACTGCGGCGGCGCTAGGGGCGTACCTGCAGTCGCGACAGCAGATCGTTCAAGGTCTCGAGCGTCTGCTCTCGGACCGCTGGCTCGAGGTGGCGGCGGCAGCGGCCCAGGCGCTCGGCCGCGTGGGCGACGAAACCGATGCGCTGCCGGCGCTGCTCGCTCTGAAGGGCGCACGATTCTGGCGCGTGCGCGCCGCGGCGCTCGACGGCCTGGTGACGCTCGTGGAGCGGGGCCGGGCGGGCGACCTCACGCGACTGATGCCCGCGCTCCAGGAGTTCGTGCTGACGTCCACCGATTTCAAACCCGAGTTTCAGATCAAGCGGCTCTACGGTCGCCTGCTGCAGGCGATCGCCGCTCGGGAAGGAGGCGCCCGGTGA
- a CDS encoding HD domain-containing phosphohydrolase has translation MTRFGRWYIAAVAVLGVGALTNSLYVLTQVPFNYRWLILWVLTWLSGSFAIRVPGVAATIYVSEAFFFTTILLFGPAPATVCMAIDGLLISIRRKHREAYRVIFNLAEPSISVWVAAQVFYLLSGVPPLGTLATVPSLSTLVLPVVAMAAVYFVLNSGLTAVAVTSETGASPYRLWREHFMWLSLNYFGGASVALLLALNAPRLTWSGLGVVVPLIVISWLTFKTSMDRVEDANLHLTELNRLYLSTVETLAMAIDAKDQITHGHIRRVQCYAIGLAKAIGVSDQRQIKAIEAAALLHDMGKLAVPEHILNKPGKLTPSEYDRIKLHASVGAQILSAIDFPYPVVPIVRHHHENWDGTGYPDGLKGMDIPLGARIMAVVDCYDALTSDRPYRPALSDEEALAIIDARRGTMYDPVVTDAFVRVHADIDAEVTTSGDDVSALEQLLHAQPATAVADATGTASGSRELTDTLLALSDLAGGMAGHTSVEDLAMALGFRLKQTVPCDLLVFYLRDRVSDDLVAVCASGTAADVLKGMRLRAGEGLSGWVAINRTTIMNSSGALDLAERKDLLPGPFDSALATPLVAGDHVVGVLSLYGESREAFSGEHQQVVEFAARQIGPALERALDFEQDRMASLFDQPTGLPNEKYLERVLASAAYAVRTDGPKPGILLLSVTDAGHDDPGGTDVLLRLAATARTAVRVTDLVFRTGDREVMILMADTTPEAMTAIAGRVIEATGDQAGFGRPVQIEAAFALFPAHAGTAADLPRAVRARRAAMLPADRLVSMPAPAMAPRLAC, from the coding sequence GTGACGAGGTTCGGACGCTGGTACATCGCGGCGGTTGCCGTTCTGGGCGTGGGCGCCCTGACGAACTCGCTGTACGTGCTGACGCAGGTGCCATTCAACTACCGGTGGCTGATCCTCTGGGTGCTCACCTGGCTCAGCGGGTCGTTTGCCATCCGCGTTCCAGGCGTCGCCGCCACCATCTACGTTTCCGAAGCGTTCTTCTTCACGACCATCCTGCTGTTCGGTCCCGCGCCGGCCACGGTGTGCATGGCGATCGACGGCCTGCTCATCTCGATCCGGCGGAAGCACCGCGAGGCCTACCGGGTCATCTTCAACCTGGCCGAGCCGTCGATCTCGGTCTGGGTGGCCGCCCAGGTCTTCTACCTGCTCTCCGGCGTCCCGCCGCTCGGCACGCTCGCCACGGTGCCGTCGCTCAGCACCCTCGTGCTGCCTGTCGTCGCCATGGCGGCGGTCTACTTCGTGCTGAACAGCGGCCTGACGGCCGTCGCGGTGACATCCGAGACCGGGGCGTCACCGTATCGCCTCTGGCGCGAGCACTTCATGTGGCTCTCGCTGAACTACTTCGGCGGCGCCTCCGTGGCCCTGCTGCTGGCGCTCAATGCGCCGCGCCTCACGTGGAGCGGCCTCGGCGTCGTCGTGCCGCTCATCGTCATCTCGTGGTTGACGTTCAAGACGTCGATGGATCGGGTCGAGGACGCCAACCTCCACCTCACCGAACTCAATCGACTCTACCTGTCCACGGTCGAGACGCTCGCGATGGCGATCGACGCGAAGGATCAGATCACGCACGGTCACATCCGCCGCGTGCAGTGCTACGCGATCGGTCTGGCGAAAGCCATTGGCGTGAGCGACCAGCGCCAGATCAAGGCCATCGAGGCCGCCGCGCTCCTGCACGACATGGGCAAGCTGGCAGTGCCCGAACACATCCTGAACAAACCGGGGAAGCTCACGCCGTCGGAATACGACCGCATCAAGCTGCACGCGTCAGTGGGAGCGCAGATTCTCTCGGCGATCGACTTCCCGTACCCGGTCGTGCCGATTGTCCGCCACCATCATGAGAACTGGGACGGCACGGGCTATCCCGACGGCTTGAAGGGCATGGACATTCCGCTCGGGGCGCGGATCATGGCGGTGGTGGATTGCTACGACGCGCTGACGTCCGACCGCCCCTACCGTCCGGCGTTGTCGGACGAGGAGGCCCTGGCCATCATCGACGCCCGCCGGGGCACGATGTACGATCCCGTCGTGACGGACGCCTTCGTTCGCGTCCACGCCGACATCGACGCGGAGGTGACGACGTCGGGTGACGACGTGAGCGCGCTCGAGCAGTTGCTGCACGCCCAGCCCGCGACGGCCGTCGCCGATGCCACAGGGACGGCGAGTGGATCCCGCGAGCTGACCGACACGCTGCTGGCGCTCTCCGATCTGGCCGGCGGGATGGCAGGCCACACGTCCGTCGAGGATCTCGCCATGGCGCTCGGCTTCCGCTTGAAGCAGACCGTGCCGTGCGACCTGCTCGTCTTCTACCTGCGCGACCGCGTGTCGGACGATCTGGTGGCGGTCTGCGCGTCGGGCACGGCCGCCGACGTGCTGAAGGGGATGCGCCTGCGCGCGGGTGAGGGCCTGAGCGGATGGGTGGCGATCAACCGCACGACGATCATGAACTCGAGCGGCGCGCTCGACCTCGCCGAGCGCAAGGACCTGCTGCCGGGGCCGTTCGACAGTGCCCTGGCGACGCCGCTCGTCGCGGGCGACCACGTCGTGGGAGTCCTCTCCCTCTACGGGGAGTCGCGCGAGGCCTTCAGCGGCGAGCATCAGCAGGTGGTCGAATTCGCCGCGCGCCAGATCGGCCCGGCGCTCGAGCGGGCGCTGGACTTCGAACAGGACCGCATGGCGAGCCTGTTCGATCAGCCGACCGGCCTCCCAAACGAGAAGTACCTCGAGCGCGTGCTCGCATCGGCGGCCTATGCCGTGCGCACCGACGGTCCCAAACCCGGGATCCTCTTGCTCAGCGTCACCGATGCGGGCCATGACGACCCGGGCGGGACCGACGTACTCCTCCGCCTGGCGGCCACCGCACGCACCGCGGTGCGCGTCACCGACCTCGTGTTCCGCACCGGCGACCGCGAAGTCATGATCCTGATGGCGGATACCACACCCGAGGCGATGACCGCCATCGCCGGGCGAGTGATCGAAGCGACCGGAGACCAGGCCGGATTCGGGCGGCCAGTGCAGATCGAAGCCGCGTTCGCGCTGTTCCCCGCGCATGCCGGAACCGCCGCCGACCTGCCGCGCGCGGTCCGCGCCCGCCGCGCGGCGATGCTCCCCGCGGATCGACTTGTGTCGATGCCGGCGCCCGCGATGGCACCCCGTCTCGCCTGCTGA